Genomic segment of Arachis hypogaea cultivar Tifrunner chromosome 16, arahy.Tifrunner.gnm2.J5K5, whole genome shotgun sequence:
ATTCAACTCGTTGAACCAAGCATAACCACCGAGCTTATATGATATCTTTTTCGTTATATGCCATATGCACCAACGGTGGCGTGTATTGGGTAGGACCTTCCTAATTGCACCAAATATGGACCTGCACTGGTTTGTGATGATACCATGCGGTGCAGTTCCCATGCACTTCAGCCATTACGTGAACACCCACTCGAAATTAGGGATCTCCTCACTGCCTAGCAAAGCACAACCTAACAAAGTAGACTTACTATGGTGGTGCACACCGACGAAAGAGGCGAACGGCAAACCATGCCTAAAGTAAAAACAACCACATTTATCAACATCCAACTAATACAAATCAATGCCACAACAAGTAAACAAcgtcaaaataaatatattttgccGGTTCGTACTGTATGTGGTATCAAATGACACCACGTCTCCATAGTATTCATAAGAAGCCTTGCACCGTGCATCCACCCAAACTGCACTTCTAAATTTGTAATCGTCGTCCACATTTACTACGTAGAAGAGGTTCGGATTCATCTCCTTCATTTGCACGAAGTAATCCAGCATCTCCTTGACATCAGCATTGACATTAGTGGTTCGGAGTCTTGATGAGATGTAGTTCCTGACATCCTTCTCGGAGAAGCCCAGGTTCGATGGCCCACCAACCTCGTTAGCCAATGCTAGAAATGTCTTGTTGGGTCGAATGTCCACCTCGTCATTAACCTCAATAATGCATTTCGCATGCATGGTCAACGCTCTATTCTCGTGGTAATGCACCGCCTTTTTAGTTGAACATGGGTACGAGTGCCTCAACTCAACCTTCAGCAAGACCCAATCCTGCTTCTCCCTGTCAAACTTTGCATATACTCTTGCTCTGCACCCCACAATTGCAATCGTGTTCTTCCGTGTGGGTGTTTTGACACGAGATCCACGGAAACCCTCCCGATTACAATGAATAGATTGGTTAATCGATTCCTTAGTCATCCTGTCATAATTTGTATTCCTTATCTTGCTTATGAAACCGACTTTCTTTGCATAGGTTGGATAAAAATCCTGGGCTAGCTTCAAATGCTTAAACCGCATCCCAACTCTTGGTATTACATCTTCGGCAAGGCAACTGTGATCCAGTAACTGCGAATCAGTTCAATACAAACATCATTCGATGAACATGAGGATTAATGGTCGATTCAAAACATGAGGTAAAAAAAACAGCAAtatactagtgtccaaacctcatcaaCAAGATCCATGTCATCACTTCCAAACTCATTAATGTCCGTACATTCTATTGCCTACAATCAAACATACACAAccaaacaaaaacaaacaaactaaTTAGATACGGTATTATTAAACAAGTGccatctaaaaatattttattcacaCTTTTTCAAAGCATAtcattaaaattttgttattataCAAGACTTAACAGAAATCATAACAATGAGAAGTATACTCATACAAAATTCTCACCAAACTAGTTAggcttatattaattaattaattatttatatagcaTGCATGGGTCCGCCACCTATGAAACACACCTACACAACCTAAACCAATTTTTCTTCTGTGCTTTGAAAAGTCAAAAAGCTCATTATTAGCTGCTGTACCATTTTCCTTTTCCTTATATATGTATTCAGATTTTGTTTGTGCATGCATGGCATGGAAGCATAAGAATGAGGATTCAAAACAATCTAATAGCAACCATGATCAATGTTTAGAATTTAACAATAAATCTATAATAAACCAAGTTCATTATAACATATTAAAAAGGTAATCTAATACTTTATAGGATCAAGCAAATAAATGGCTCATCTTCAACTTCTTTAGAAAGTGATCTATGATTTATCACCCTTAAACTAATTCCTATATGGGAGAATCAGAACaccataaaaatttttttggaatgAATACCATCAACTTTTATGAATGTTGGGCTTAGATTAACTATCTcatttatatgaaaataaacataCGTCCCACACCACCAACATACGTTGCTTGTTAAACTTTTCACCTTCAACGTCACAAGAATTGAGAAGATTGTCACTTGAATGGATGGTATTTCCGTTGGTAAAGGAAGCTGGGGAATGAGAAACCGGTCCAACAAAATTAAACTCCATTGAAGGGGCTATAAGAGGTCACGTAATCTTAAAACGGTAGTCACAACTCTCCCCTGTATTTTGGTCGAATCAGCCGGAGATGATGCGGTGGTGACGGTGATCACGGTGGGCTTCGATGGACTACACGGTTCTACTGAATCGGCAGTGGGAAGAAAAAACAAATTCAGAAGATGGCTGGCTGCTCGGCGGATGGGGTAGAGGGCGGCGGCGTCGGCTGCGGAGGCGTGGCGTCGGATGCGGAGGCACGTCAATGGCTTGGGTTCGTTGGGGGAGTGTGTAGCGAGAGAAGAGAGACTAGTTGGAGAGTCAATGtgaaaattcttattttttttaattttaaatttgattattattatattttaattattaatgccactaattaaatttagtattaatttactcttttaatcttattgttcacattgttcaaCAACTTTGTTGATTACCTAGACTTTTCTTTATTGTACATCTTAAAATagaaacaagaataataaaaaaataaaaaaatacttttctttgtaaaattataacaaaaaactaatttaaagattcaattataaaaatatgagcattaaaaaaaaatacttatagaACACAATTTATTAGTATTACTTTTTAATTGAAAAACTTAtatataactttaaaaaaattaaatgtcaaATTGAATGGGTTATCAAATTATTAGAAAGGAAGAAATGAGTAAGGGAGTTAGATAAAAGAAAGTGGGAATAAAAACACAAAACTTTAATTTAGAAGGAAAAAATAGCGTTTAGGGTTGGCAATGAGTAGGGTAGAGTATGGTTTAGACTCTACCCTAATCTTACCcgagttgaaaatttttttaaaactctactTTATCCTACTCTATCCTACCCatgggttgagaatctctcaaccctaaccctacccgcaccctaaagttctaaaccctaccctacccgactCTATCcgcagaaacaaaaaaaaaaagtaaataaatataaaattcaaccattccaaattttatacttattaataaaatagaaaataaaaaactaagttcaaattaaaattaaaaacaataaaatcttaaagaaatccAACATAAAATTGCAAATAATATGATTATCAACTAACTTATTGatgattatttcaaatttttataagaaGAAGATTGTGAGTACAAGACTCACTTTCTTCACTATATacataacttttatatatatattatataatatattaagggTGCGAGTAGGATAGGATAGGGTATACCCTAAACCCGTATCCTACCCTACCCACAGATAAATTTGCACCCTATCCTATCCTACCTGTAGCAGGTAGGGTAGACAACCCTACTTAAATGAGTTGGTTCGAATTGGATACCCGCGAGTAGAGTATATATTGTGAGTCCTAAAAGCGTTATTCTCAAACTGTATTTGTAATGATTTTTTATTAGCATCACAAGacatcattaaaaaaaatcaatgacttgaagagaagaatataagaaaagtttaattttttaaaatagatggttaaaaaaatccaaaaagataataaaagtagaagaaactaagtgcttgtttgggcgccattattttgataaaaaaagatctttttttatttttagcgtgtttggcaaatttttagtagtaaaagtaaaagcattagaaaaataaaaaaaaagatcttttttgagaatgtataatttacatatttttttaaagatctttttctcttcaaaaaaaagatatttttcatctaataaataaacaaaaaagtacttttatatcgttatattcaaacataattgataaataaaaaaatctttttgcacgagatacccaaacataaaattacttttacttttccataagatcttttaaaaaaagataactcaaaaaaagatattttcttagaAACTTACCCAAACAAACTCTAAAATGTgacaagaatataaaaaatataaaatataagattataatgataattataattataattataatttagacGGTTGATTTTATTAAGGATTGTGGTTAAACATTAAACcgtgtcaattttttttttctcccgGTGAGGATCCGTTCCCCTGTATCCATATCTCTCGTAGAGACGTGAACAGAACACGAACCAAACGGATTAAGCACCGTGGTAACTATTACTTGATTGCGTGTAAAACAGTATCTAAAGTAGAAACCGAGTGGTGCTTCTGCTGCTTGGTATTCTCCCCCGAAAACCCTAACTTAATCCCCTTTCTGTCATGGCCAAACTCAACGACCCGCAAGAACCCGCCACATTCCCCTCAAAGCGCAAGCCCGATGATCCAATTCCCCAAGAACCCCTAATCAAAACCCCAAAGCTCTCAACTTTCGACTGCAACAACAACTCAATCAATCACCTCACCGATTCCGAACCTCTCGCCGAGAAGGAGAAATCAGAAACCGATGTCGTTCTAGATAAAGAAGCTGGGAACGGCGACACTAAGCTTCCAAATGACGTTGTCAACAATGATAAGGAACACGTGGTAGAAGAAGAGGAGTATGATGACGACGACGACGAAGACGATGAGGATGATAATGTGGAGGCTGAGGTGGACCGGAAGGGAAAGGGGGTTTTGCGTGACGACAAGGGCAAAGGGAAAttgatagtagaagaagaagatgatgatgacgacgacgaTGATGATGACAGTGATGATGATTCGGACGTAGACGGCATTTCCGGTGATGACAGTGATTTTTCCGATGATCCGCTTGCGGAGGTTGATTTGAATAACATTCTTCCGTCAAGGACTCGGCGGCGGACGTTTCAACCTGGATTGCACATTCCCAGTAAACCCGTTGATTTTGCCGCTGCtgctgatgatgacgatgatgacgaCAGCGACGCATGAAGCTTGGCAGGTTAGTGAGATTTTCAGGTTCAAATTCCGTTTTTGTTTCTAAATTCCTTTTTAGTTGTTTGAGTTGGGATAttactaaaatttttaagaagaaagtcCGAATTTTCCcccctttttgttttgatctatTTGTGCTTGTTCACTAGGTGGTCTTTTGCCAATTGAAGTGTCAATTGAGAGAGGGAGTGTTAATGGAAACTATGGCCAGTGAGGCTTTTTTAAGGGTTATGTGTCTGTTTGACTACTCGCCAATTTCGTATGAACAACTGATTTTGCCTAATtccttgagagagagagagatggctcGGTGTCTTGGAATAGATGATCCTTGATGTTTGagtttttgttgttattgttgttgaagaACCTGAGGTGCCATTTAGTTGTGGTGTGCTTGAATGAAATTTCATGCCATAAAGTTCTAATTTTGTTCATCAATCTTGCAAAAACTTACTTTTCACTGGGCTTTTTGCCGGTTTCTACTTGTATTGTTGAAAATGAGTCTAAATGTCTCTTAACAATTTTTGTGCTCATTGGTGTAAGATTTTACTTATTGAAGCACCAATTATATACTTTGAAAACAGTTCTTGTGGGTACTGATTAAGTGAAACTGCAAGGCTAGTTCTTCCGTGGTCAAATTTTTGTTAACATGATTCTTGTCGATTCAAGTTCACTGTATGAAGCATTTTATATCTGAAATTGAACATATTGCTGATTACATCATGTGCTTGGAAAAACTGATTAGTGGATGATCTGCCATTGGAGGCTTAAATTCATATGAGAAATATTGACTtaatcatttatttcttttccatacttttaatttttacaaaTACAAGCTTTTTGTTTTATAGTAATACTCATGAATATGATTGAACTATTGAAGACAGATTagtttaaattttcatataaCTTGTATAATGAGCAAAAAGTTTTGGTATTGAATAGATATTTGAAGGATGAAGCACTTAGATCCTTATTGGCTGTGTTGTGAAATCAACCAAAGTTTCTTTTAGTGTATAAGGAAGAAGACTTATTTTGTCTTGagtttttcttaaataaaatgtACAAAAAGTGCttttaagtgattttgaaatcATAGTTAATAGAAGCATTAAATCATTGCTTCTCTGGTTTAGAAGTAAAATAGTGTATAGCCTGTTGCCTTTTATTGTGTGCTTTTATTTTTGAGGGTTTTGAGTTGggattataaatattaatactcCCATAAACGGGAGTTTGTTCCCCCACCTTGAACGAATGATCACAAAGTCACATTGGACTACCTgataattcttgaaaaaaaataattttcacagCAAGGCTAATGTATCAATGCATATATTTCATGCCTCTGCCGATGTGTGATTGGTTATATATATGTGATCTTTTATGTTTTTATCAGATCCATCATTTTGTCGCAGCTGAGGAGTGCAGACTAGACCTTTCAACAACGGGTTACATTTGCCTTGTTTCTCCGTAGGCTGAGAATGTAGCTATATACTGATTCCGTGGAAAATACATGTTTTGTAGATTTAGGATTGTGAGGTTTGCATTGTTGCTTAAGCAACTGTCTGACTCTGTGCTTGTTTGATTGTTCTAATTACTATAATGACAAGAAACTTTCATGATTTGGCTAGTGAATAGCAAGTAATACTTTATTCATCATTCTCACATCGCATTTCATGTGGTTGTCTGCTTGTTTGGTTGTTCTAATTGCTTCTAACTAAGTGACTATACACAACCTTGTTCACTAGGATTGTTTAATTGTGAATTTATGAATAGCAGTTAGTTAATTCGTCTATCTCATATTGTTTTATATAATATCTATAGCTCTTGTGTCTCTGGCCTATGATGGATTTTGGTGAAAAGTTGAATGATGTTAATTCGTTAGGGTTTGCCTGTGTTGGAACCTGAAAGGGATGCTACTTTAATATTTTAACTACAGCTACTATCCCACCATATTTGACTGTTCTGCTGCAAaatgattttctttttttctttttttcctttttttatcctttttttcacATTAagtacttatttttatttttatttttctctcttttggtTTTGGACATCTCTATTCATGTAATCGCTAGAATCCTGTCCATTCGACAAAGGTATGCAAAGAAGAAGATTTGCCCAAGTTTGTGGAACTTTGTTGATTTTGACAATGCGTTGGCATGGCTTCTGCACCAGGGTATGTTTTATTTTTGAGATGGAGTGGGGCTAAACCCCTAAAAAATCATTGGTTTTATGTTCAGTATATAACAAAATGTTAGCATTTTGCAAGACCTGACACATTTTCAATGCCATTTTACCTCTAATATATAAAACATCAAAAGTTAGTAGCGTTAACGAATTTGTTCTAGCAATTAGTTAGCAGTTCAAGGGTTAGGGTTTAAACAATCTCACTGCTTTCTATTTCCAAAATGAAATTGTGTACTTGATTAAGGTTGATTTTTTCATAACTGTAGGTTGatgttttttgtttgattttatctgTTATATTTTTTCTCGAATTAGATATTTGATTCCCAATATTTGGATTTTTGTTGAGATCATCAATCTAGGTTCTAATGAAATTTAATAATGACCTCGGGTGGACAAAACTTACAGCAGTATTTGGTGAATTTCTAGCTTAGGAGCATTCAAATCAAACGATCCTTAATATAGTTGACCATACACGGCATTGTATTTCTAGCTGGGAATTAGAATGCATGTATAGAAGTGTTTGCAAACGCCCAAATTGCCTTCAAATAGGAAGCTGGAATGAAATTGTTACAATTTCTACAGCAATAATCCCTTTTAACTTGTTATTTGAAAAAATAGAGCACTACTTTGGTGTGAAACCAAAAGGTGTGTCAAAGTGACAAATTGGATTCAGTTATCGATAACGAAAAATGGTTGGTTGTAATAATAGTAGATTAATAGTTAAATACCATATATATAGTAGTAGAATGAGTCTCAGCAAGTTTTACCTTAGGGTTGGTGGGTTCGAAACCTAGGGAGTTTTCTGGGGTTTTAAGCTTCTCTGAATCCCAATTTATTCTTTGTGAGATAACCATAAAAAAATAGATGAAATTATAAATTTCTTGGCTAGTAAATCAAGATGAGATTCAAATAAATCCTCTACGTAACTGTCCAGATAAAAAGCCAGTTGAGAGTTGATATTGCAAGTATTCGTCATGGATTAGTATCATAAGAGTTAACTAAAAACTTGGTATATGAAAATTTTAGACGCTAACAAATAAAATTCTGGAAGATGTTATtgacaatttaaaaaaaagatgattaattttgacaaaaatgatAAATCGTCAATTGAGTAAATAGAAGTTGACATTAAATATTGATGTGACAAttagtaattattataataattacaaaagttatttatacttttaatttttttaatataaaaacattccaaattttttttaaagaaaaaacctTGATTCCTTTCTCTAAAACTCTCTTCATCATCATCcaccaatatttttttctttttttttttccaatctcCTCACATCTCCAGTCTCCTGTGCTAAGTGTCTTTTTCTCCTTCACTTACAACCTTCAAATCAAATATGTCCATCCTCCTCATTTCCCTTTGTCGCCGTTGCCAACACCTTCCTCTTCTAACCAACTCTTTAACCATCGCCTTCCATCTTCGATCCCGTCCACGCCATCTTTTTCGACGTCAACACTAGCTGTTGTCGAATTCTCTGTCTCTCAACcggttgaatttgaatttgttgttgtaagtgaaagaggaggaggtagatggTTAAGGGGATTGGGGGTGTGAGgagattggagatgaagagattgGTAGATGATGATGAAGAGATGAGAATTTTAGAAAGAGTTAAATACTAAATCTATATCCGAAAGATTCTGCCACTAACAAAATGGTACATGacttttattattgacaaaatagtccttaaaagattttaaaatttgacaagcgtgtcTCCGAATTCGCCGGAGCAAATCTCCGGCAAGCACAATGTTGATGTGGCCACCGTATTTTGGTGACCTGGCAAACCACCCTCAAAGCCCCCTCCCCAATACACACTCCCCCTTCCCTCCCTCCCCATCGCAGTCCCCCCCCCCTCCCCCTTCCCCAACACACACTCCCCCTTCCTCTCCCTCCCCATTGCAACCCTCCGCCACCACAACTTCCACAAGTACCTAAAACCTAGTGCCCTGGTCTGAATCCGCGATTTGCGCATCATCAGCGCCAGATCTCACTGGATCGGCTCCTTCTTCCAGATCCCTCTCTGTCACACTTCTCCTCTTTCCTCTCGTTGCATACGCCGTAGGACGCGGTCGCCGCTCAGCCTCAGGCCAACGTTGTCGCTTCCGCTAACGGTTTTTCGTTCTTCGTTGCCAGGATCTATGGACCTCACTGTCTAATTGAAAACATTGCTTCGTTTATGATTTTCGTTGCCAGACCTTGTTGTGGCTACGATGGTGGTGACGGTGGTCCTTGATTGTTGAGGTTGTTATTGATGTTGAAGTTGTTGTTGCTGCGAGTGGTGGTGTTGAGGGAGGGAGGGGGAGTGTGCGTTAGGGAAGGGGTTGTGATGGGGCGGGGGCTACGATGGGGGAAAAGTGTGTGTTGGGGATGGGGGCTGTGACGGGGAGGGAGTGTGTGTTGAGGAGGGGGATTTGGGGGGTGGTTTGCCAGGTCACCAAAATACGATGGCCACGTCAATATTGTGCTTGCCAAAGATTTGCTCTGGCGAGCTCGGGGATACGCATGTCAACTTTTAAattcttttagggactattttgccagtaacaaaagtcaggtaccattttgtcGGTGCCAAAATCTTTTGGGTACTGATTTTGTATCTACATCTTTTAGAAAAAGgaaattatgatttaaaaaaaaataaaattggaatgcttttaaaattataaaaattagaaaCATTAGTAACTTTTGTAATTataataattgttaattgtcaCGTCAGTATTTAACGTTAACATTAACTTCTATTAACTCAATTGACGACTGGTCATTttcgttaaaattaattatcttttagggattttttaagttataataatgcattttcaatttttttaagctATGATgaattatatctatatatatagaataaattgcatgctaaaaaaattatatattattcgtaCATATCTACCTTATTTTCGTGTCATAATGATGTTcatagttttttttcctttttgtggaACTTAAGAAGAGTGGTTTCTAAAAACTCCTTGTTTTTTTTGCACTAGGATATTCACCCGACGAATTCTTTGGATATTACAGAAGTATAAAATGGGCGACTTTTCTTAATGAACAAATTTCATTATCATCCCTGGGTTTTTAGGTTCCGTTTtaactaccaaaaaaaaaaaattaattaccattctctaaaaaaaattaaacggaAGAAAGATAGTTAAGACTTAAGAGACACAGACTTTTATCTGTGTTAACTTCTAATGTGACTCCTTTATTTTTAATGATACAATTTTGAgtatgtgtatttttttgtgtttttttttttggagtggAGGAAACAAGTACAACATAAGAGCAAGTCTACTATTTTTATTGAGTAATGATTGGAAGTTTCAATTCCTTTTTGGAATTATCTCTGatatttaaatgaataaaatttagatatctatgttattttttaaaaacattaaaataataaaaaaataaaatttatttattaaaaacttaaaagaataattagaataaattaagTCTTTCagtcatttttaattattttttaagaagATAAAACAAACATGTCACTCAGCACAATTTAGAAAGGTTTATGGACTAGCTGATGATGGGCTATGTAGCAAGTTGCAACCTCATTTTGTTGGTTTTTGGTTTTCTTATTAAACGTCACACCATGCTTTAATAATTCTAGATCGAGACATTTTGGAAGGATAACAATACGTTAAAAGCCCCAACAAATTTTGCAACATTGATTCGTACATATTAATATCAGTATACAATATATTTGAACAATAATTGAAACAACCCCCCCCCCCTCCCCTCCAAAAATGAACAACCATAAGTAACTTTTTTgaacttttaacttatgaaaagtaaTACTATTAAGGTTtggtatatttttcaaaatcaaattgcagttttctaaaaagttatttaaaacttataaaaaaataaatttttttttatcaaataaacacttttaaaactaaaaattcaaatacaaaataatttatttataaattatttttaatataattatttattaattaatctattttttcaaaagtaaattaaattatttatcgaAACTCAGTGTAAGACCACAAGGAACAATTTCACGCTTAGTTCATTTAAACTGCCGATCACACTGACACTTATCTGATTGCAGTATAGGTTCTTCACAAGAATTTTGTTCTTATAATTTtggaaaaattttaagtatatcgGAAAATACCGATgtttcagttgttttaaccgttgatttcaattaatatatattatatatattttttataattcaaatcaatGGTTAAAACAACTAAACACCGGTATTTTCGATACACTTAAAACTCTTCctatcatttttataattataaggtGCCCTTTTCCATAAAGGGTCTAAAGTTGCTTGCCACTAAACACTTATATTCTACACTTTGTCTTGTGCCTACACAAATTTGGTTTAATATGTGACCCATTTCCTCTCG
This window contains:
- the LOC112755030 gene encoding uncharacterized protein, with protein sequence MAKLNDPQEPATFPSKRKPDDPIPQEPLIKTPKLSTFDCNNNSINHLTDSEPLAEKEKSETDVVLDKEAGNGDTKLPNDVVNNDKEHVVEEEEYDDDDDEDDEDDNVEAEVDRKGKGVLRDDKGKGKLIVEEEDDDDDDDDDDSDDDSDVDGISGDDSDFSDDPLAEVDLNNILPSRTRRRTFQPGLHIPSKPVDFAAAADDDDDDDSDA
- the LOC112757560 gene encoding protein FAR1-RELATED SEQUENCE 5-like, with product MYNKEKSSLSSLATHSPNEPKPLTCLRIRRHASAADAAALYPIRRAASHLLNLFFLPTADSVEPCSPSKPTVITVTTASSPADSTKIQGRVVTTAIECTDINEFGSDDMDLVDELLDHSCLAEDVIPRVGMRFKHLKLAQDFYPTYAKKVGFISKIRNTNYDRMTKESINQSIHCNREGFRGSRVKTPTRKNTIAIVGCRARVYAKFDREKQDWVLLKVELRHSYPCSTKKAVHYHENRALTMHAKCIIEVNDEVDIRPNKTFLALANEVGGPSNLGFSEKDVRNYISSRLRTTNVNADVKEMLDYFVQMKEMNPNLFYVVNVDDDYKFRSAVWVDARCKASYEYYGDVVSFDTTYSTNRHGLPFASFVGVHHHSKSTLLGCALLGSEEIPNFEWVFT